In Theileria annulata chromosome 3, complete sequence, *** SEQUENCING IN PROGRESS ***, the sequence aattaatcaataaattaattaaattaaattaaatttaattaaattaactgaatataaatataaatataattaaattgaattaattggattaaaaaatatttttaggcATCAGATTTATGTAATATAGAACGTAGAAAAACATTAAATGCTGATGATATAATGTTAGcaatgaataaattagGATTTGAACATTATAATAAACCATTAAGaaattatcataataaatggaaagaaattaaagatttaaatataCCACAAAATCATACAAAATCANNNNNNNNNNNNNNNNNNNNNNNNNNNNNNNNNNNNNNNNNNNNNNNNNNNNNNNNNNNNNNNNNNNNNNNNNNNNNNNNNNNNNNNNNNNNNNNNNNNNtatttattaaaaaatttcatttatatatttacaaaatgttataaagataatattaataattttattaaatgtttgtaatatttaatatattctaattaaatattcttaatatataattattctaataaatttaattattctattctattcatatttgttaatgaatttttttAGGTGATTTTATAGGTccttttattatttctatattattttcattgtatgttaatagaattaattattatttaataggacattatataatccttggaaatatgaaaataattcaattatttcttttatattattttttttaatattatggaTTGGTCCAATTATATgttcattaaatatttcattcATAGGATGTCATATGTAATTCACcaatatacacatttatttaatttatattattctatttaatttataaaatatatttaattatttaattataaaatttgattatttgattataaaatttgattaataattttttttataggaattatttaaatgttgtatcaataattatgtatttattatttccaaTATGTTTAAGTACATTAATAAGTATTTGGTTTCCCTTTGTttatagaataataattatattaccatcatttgtttattctaatttaagtaagttattatattaataatttttagtattATATCGATTTTTAAAGACTCAAACTACACAACAAAAacattttctattatttcaaccaattttattattttataccatttataccattttagcaatattaaattaatatattttaatactatattttttattatattatagtgttatatatttttatataatattttcatgtgtaatatagtgttatagaatatatatatattatgaaaatttttaaattataattattttaaattataattattttaaaataatgtaaatttaaattattgtaaattattgtaaattatattagaaaaattatattatgaaaattatattatgaaaattttggaatatgaaattttgtaaaattataatattatatataatattaagaattaataaattaaatggtaattttataccagataattttatgggCTTATCAACAATAATAGGTCCAGATACATATGGAATAATGAATCAATATAAAAATCTCTATAGTGAAggattaattaaatttatatcaaataaaGTGAATCTtagtaaatataatgatttttgtattgaatttgaatcaattaaatcaaagatttttcataaatatatgCAAGTTATTGGTATATTTATGAGTACATCAAGATtctattataattatcGACATTCAGGAAATGTATTTGCTgttttatcaaaatatatcaaatttggACAACTctctaataaatatttatcaacCATATTACCAGAAACTTGTGCTTGTCATCCAATAAATACTGCAACAggtaatttatatataaatattatatataaatttgtatataatatataaatttatatataaatattatatataaatttgtatataatatatgaatttatatgTGAATTTGTGTgtgaataatttttaggtagaatatatatagaTTCGAATGTAaatcttaattattatgagggagaaataaataaagatgaatcgaatatatattatgaagatgtaattattaaatataatggaCATGGTCTTGTTAAAAATCACTTTAGATATATAATGACTAGTAGATATCCTAAACAATTTCCTAacagtttaaaattatatacacaatTT encodes:
- a CDS encoding uncharacterized protein (SMART 2 transmembrane domains at aa 24-46 and 66-85;~2 probable transmembrane helices predicted for TA17470 by TMHMM2.0 at aa 25-47 and 62-84), whose product is MDWSNYMFIKYFIHRMSYELFKCCINNYVFIISNMFKIIIILPSFVYSNLILYRFLKTQTTQQKHFLLFQPILLFYTIYTILAILN